Proteins encoded by one window of Bacillus rossius redtenbacheri isolate Brsri chromosome 14, Brsri_v3, whole genome shotgun sequence:
- the LOC134538990 gene encoding solute carrier family 2, facilitated glucose transporter member 8-like has translation MAGGGMVDKVVASGGGGGWRREARWRKLLAGFLASLQALAAGLVVGWDWVDGEDDSWLPSVAGLGTVVGAAPIQHVLSVSHIQGVLAASLQALAAGLVVGWDWVDGEDDSWLPSVAGLGTVVGAAPAGWLADMLGRRTVLLASALPGVTGWTLVAAAGQAPRTRELLYAGRFVSGLSTGVCSVALAMYNCEAACGGPRGSVGSLQFLLYIAGIAAARALTAFAPPLWLPAVAAASHAGAALALAWVPESPLHLVRRGHVAAAEAALARLGAADPARAARRLGDLVADRPTAARLLRVGVVAVGLMMFRQLVGARAVAALSRAVFPPHWLAGCPPALALALTGVLGALLPALCGDAVGRKMLMMSSGAAMAVCHLSLSVFLFVRGAHPGQDLAAVAWLPVASALAHAAAFGAGFGALPWLVVSEVAPPAGKGHLLSLAACANHVLALMFSRAFYGSPGSVHHPVLSLMFCCSCCLGMLFVVLYVPETKRRSLKEVQDLLK, from the exons ATGGCCGGGGGCGGCATGGTCGACAAGGTGGTGGCGAGCGGTGGGGGAGGAGGGTGGCGGCGTGAGGCTCGCTGGAGGAAGCTGCTCGCCGGGTTCCTGG CCAGCTTGCAGGCGCTGGCAGCTGGCCTTGTGGTCGGCTGGGACTGGGTGGACGGCGAGGACGACTCCTGGCTACCCTCGGTGGCTGGGCTGGGCACAGTGGTGGGAGCCGCTCCCATACAGCATGTGCTCTCAGTCAGTCACATACAGGGTGTGCTTGCAGCCAGCCTGCAGGCGCTGGCAGCTGGCCTCGTGGTCGGCTGGGACTGGGTGGACGGCGAGGACGACTCCTGGCTACCCTCGGTGGCTGGGCTGGGCACGGTGGTGGGAGCCGCTCCGGCGGGCTGGCTCGCCGACATGCTGGGTCGCAGGACGGTGCTGCTTGCATCGGCACTTCCTGGTGTCACCGGCTGGACGTTGGTCGCTGCGGCGGGGCAGGCCCCGAGGACG AGGGAGCTGCTCTACGCCGGGCGGTTCGTGAGCGGCCTGTCGACGGGTGTCTGCAGTGTGGCGCTCGCCATGTACAACTGCGAGGCGGCGTGCGGCGGCCCCCGGGGCTCCGTGGGCAGCCTGCAGTTCCTGCTCTACATAGCGGGCATCGCCGCGGCGCGCGCCCTCACCGCCTTCGCGCCGCCCCTCTGGCTGCCCGCCGTCGCTGCAGCCTCGCACGCGGGGGCGGCGCTGGCCCTCGCCTGGGTGCCCGAGTCACCGCTGCACCTGGTGCGCCGGGGCCACGTGGCGGCGGCCGAGGCGGCGCTGGCGCGGCTGGGGGCGGCAGACCCCGCGCGCGCCGCCAGGCGGCTGGGGGACCTGGTCGCGGACCGGCCCACGGCCGCACGCCTCCTCAGGGTCGGCGTGGTCGCAGTGGGGCTGATGATGTTCCGGCAGCTGGTGGGCGCGCGGGCCGTGGCGGCGCTGTCTCGCGCCGTGTTCCCGCCGCACTGGCTGGCGGGCTGTCCCCCGGCCCTCGCCCTCGCCCTCACCGGCGTGCTGGGCGCGCTGCTGCCCGCGCTCTGCGGCGACGCCGTGGGCCGCAAGATGCTGATGATGTCCTCGGGCGCCGCCATGGCCGTGTGCCACCTGTCGCTGTCGGTGTTCCTCTTCGTGCGCGGCGCCCACCCGGGGCAGGACCTCGCCGCCGTGGCCTGGCTGCCCGTCGCCTCGGCTCTCGCCCACGCCGCGGCCTTCGGCGCCGGCTTCGGCGCGCTGCCCTGGCTCGTCGTGTCCGAGGTGGCGCCGCCCGCCGGCAAGGGCCACCTGCTGTCCCTGGCTGCGTGCGCCAACCACGTGCTGGCGCTCATGTTCTCGCGCGCCTTCTACGGCTCGCCGGGGTCCGTGCACCACCCCGTGCTGTCCCTCATGTTCTGCTGCTCCTGCTGCCTCGGCATGCTGTTCGTCGTGCTGTACGTGCCCGAGACCAAGAGGAGGTCCTTGAAGGAGGTGCAGGACTTGCTCAAGTGA